A part of Melittangium boletus DSM 14713 genomic DNA contains:
- a CDS encoding SPFH domain-containing protein, with translation MSDETRNEQQRDEQQRSEERKQHEPKRGEALRKAWGLMGETARGVVSRIRWLVYAPRGRRVMGGFIVTGVVAGVVAAQPVCTIEPGEVGVRVNRLTGSVSELPEGWSLLVPHVHRLSRYSLKDQTFRPERSARATGPAPFQSMEGLSIGIEVNIRYVLDPGKIGALSARLPENVGEDIVEPLIDGVLRRHFAQHSVREIFSTHRVRIQKDLTEELAPLLAADGVLLRSVTLGNVDLPAQYRAGMETLLAEELNTEKMRYTLELKDKQVKQSALEAEADKVRREKAAEAAGSEEIIAAKAKAEAMRHILPFKEKEIEQRRLEAEAAKVSRLTLATAEADAHRIQAAGEADARRKIAESDAYRLEITGKASSEQLARDAELISRNPLLIQKTLADKLSDKIQVIIAPPQSGGFIAGNLLGPAGSAPSAALATTGAPGGEE, from the coding sequence ATGAGCGACGAGACGCGGAACGAGCAGCAGCGGGACGAGCAGCAGCGGAGCGAGGAACGGAAGCAGCACGAGCCGAAGCGGGGTGAGGCCTTGCGCAAGGCCTGGGGGCTGATGGGCGAGACGGCGCGCGGGGTGGTCAGCCGCATCCGCTGGCTCGTCTATGCCCCCCGGGGGCGCCGGGTGATGGGCGGGTTCATCGTGACGGGCGTGGTGGCCGGAGTCGTGGCGGCCCAGCCCGTGTGCACGATCGAGCCGGGCGAGGTGGGCGTGCGGGTGAACCGGCTCACCGGCTCGGTTTCCGAACTGCCCGAGGGCTGGTCCCTGCTGGTGCCCCACGTGCACCGCTTGAGCCGCTACAGCTTGAAGGATCAGACCTTCCGTCCCGAGCGCAGCGCCCGTGCCACGGGCCCCGCGCCCTTCCAGTCCATGGAGGGGCTGTCCATCGGGATCGAGGTCAACATCCGCTACGTGTTGGATCCCGGGAAGATCGGCGCCCTGTCCGCCCGGCTCCCGGAGAACGTGGGTGAGGACATCGTGGAGCCCCTCATCGACGGCGTGCTTCGCCGCCACTTCGCCCAGCACTCGGTGCGGGAGATCTTCTCCACCCACCGGGTGCGCATCCAGAAGGACCTCACCGAGGAACTCGCGCCCCTGCTGGCCGCCGATGGCGTGCTGCTGCGCTCGGTGACGCTCGGCAACGTGGACCTTCCCGCGCAGTACCGCGCCGGCATGGAGACGCTGCTCGCGGAGGAGCTCAACACGGAGAAGATGCGCTACACGCTCGAGCTCAAGGACAAGCAGGTGAAGCAGTCCGCGCTGGAGGCCGAGGCGGACAAGGTCCGGCGCGAGAAGGCCGCCGAGGCCGCCGGAAGCGAGGAGATCATCGCCGCCAAGGCCAAGGCCGAGGCCATGCGCCACATCCTGCCCTTCAAGGAGAAGGAGATCGAACAGCGGCGGCTGGAAGCGGAGGCGGCCAAGGTGTCCCGCCTGACGCTCGCCACCGCCGAGGCCGACGCGCACCGCATCCAGGCCGCGGGCGAGGCGGACGCCCGGCGGAAGATCGCCGAGTCGGATGCCTACCGCCTTGAGATCACCGGCAAGGCCTCCTCGGAACAGCTCGCCCGGGACGCGGAGCTCATCAGCCGCAACCCGCTGCTCATCCAGAAGACGCTCGCGGACAAGCTGTCGGACAAGATCCAGGTCATCATCGCGCCGCCGCAGTCGGGCGGATTCATCGCGGGCAACCTGCTGGGCCCGGCCGGTTCGGCTCCGAGCGCGGCCCTGGCCACCACCGGCGCGCCGGGCGGGGAGGAGTAG
- a CDS encoding HAD family hydrolase yields MPKAIIFEVNGTLVDTNVLRARAWQESLARYGFQARLPRVLAQVARLGDRFLSALLSEEDFLRHADELSSFHRALFHEEYLSRVRPFLGVTELLQRLRDEGWRVALASTSDPDELDHYIELLGVADLIDARTTDADVAGDRLNEEIPAEAIRLLGLDGTDEALMVAALPYDLEGAGRLGMRGMGLVCGGFSEEDLRGAGAIAVFGTPQDLLTRYAESPLATDP; encoded by the coding sequence GTGCCCAAGGCAATCATCTTCGAGGTGAATGGAACGCTGGTGGACACCAACGTGTTGCGCGCGCGGGCCTGGCAGGAATCGCTCGCGCGCTACGGCTTCCAGGCGCGCCTGCCGCGGGTGCTGGCGCAGGTGGCCCGATTGGGGGACCGGTTCCTGTCCGCCCTGCTCTCGGAGGAGGACTTCCTGCGTCACGCCGATGAGCTGTCCAGCTTCCACCGGGCGCTCTTCCACGAGGAATACCTCTCGCGGGTACGGCCCTTCCTGGGCGTCACCGAGCTGCTGCAGCGGCTGCGCGACGAGGGGTGGCGCGTCGCCCTGGCTTCCACCTCGGATCCGGATGAGCTGGATCACTACATCGAATTGCTCGGGGTGGCGGATCTCATCGACGCGCGCACCACGGACGCGGACGTGGCCGGGGACCGGCTCAACGAGGAGATTCCCGCCGAGGCGATCCGGTTGCTGGGGTTGGATGGCACCGATGAGGCCCTGATGGTCGCCGCGCTGCCCTATGATCTCGAGGGGGCCGGCCGCCTGGGGATGCGCGGCATGGGCCTGGTGTGTGGTGGCTTCTCGGAGGAGGACCTGCGCGGCGCCGGGGCGATCGCCGTCTTCGGCACGCCGCAGGATCTGCTCACCCGGTATGCCGAGTCGCCTCTCGCCACGGACCCGTGA
- a CDS encoding alpha/beta hydrolase: protein MSPSLTLRAGPEALRLIRERGLRARDVDIVPGASGGPKWLVLAGLDRVLFGEFFRERSRPLHLIGSSIGSWRLTCLALDSPVAALERFAEAYLAQRFPPRPPPALVSRTSQGILDAILGEDGEAQVLAHPWARLHVMTNRCRGLTAIEQRHVQTLGLALGALGNLVSRRTLGLHLERVIFHSAGDTSPFSGLADLPSVHVPLTRGNLRPALLASGAIPLVISGVRIPEARAGIYRDGGLLDYHLDIDYGAGEGWVLYPHFYPHVVPGWFDKALRWRRAGPANFRRVLLVSPSPEFVARLPFGKIPDRDDFVRLTDAERIRAWRQVVAESERLGEEFREGLATGRLVERIQPL, encoded by the coding sequence ATGAGCCCGAGCCTCACGCTCCGGGCGGGTCCGGAGGCGCTGCGCCTGATTCGCGAGCGGGGTCTGCGCGCGCGGGACGTGGACATCGTTCCAGGTGCCTCCGGCGGGCCGAAGTGGCTGGTGCTGGCTGGACTCGATCGGGTGCTGTTCGGGGAGTTCTTCCGGGAGCGCTCCCGCCCGCTTCATCTCATCGGCTCGTCGATTGGGAGCTGGCGCCTGACGTGCCTCGCCCTGGACTCGCCGGTCGCCGCCCTGGAGCGCTTCGCCGAGGCGTACCTCGCGCAGCGCTTCCCGCCCCGGCCACCCCCCGCGTTGGTGAGCCGTACCAGCCAGGGCATCCTGGATGCCATCCTCGGTGAGGACGGCGAGGCGCAAGTCCTCGCCCATCCCTGGGCGCGCCTGCACGTGATGACCAACCGCTGCCGGGGGCTCACCGCCATCGAGCAGCGCCATGTCCAGACCCTGGGGCTCGCCCTGGGGGCCCTGGGCAACCTGGTGAGCCGCCGCACCCTGGGGCTCCACCTGGAGCGGGTCATCTTCCACAGCGCGGGGGATACCAGCCCCTTCTCGGGGCTCGCGGACCTGCCCTCCGTCCACGTGCCGCTCACCCGGGGCAATCTGCGCCCGGCGCTCCTGGCCTCCGGGGCGATTCCCCTGGTGATCAGCGGCGTGCGCATCCCCGAGGCCCGCGCCGGCATCTACCGGGATGGCGGTCTGCTCGACTACCACCTGGACATCGACTACGGCGCGGGCGAGGGGTGGGTGCTCTATCCCCACTTCTATCCGCATGTGGTGCCCGGCTGGTTCGACAAGGCCCTGCGTTGGCGCCGGGCCGGGCCCGCGAACTTCCGGCGGGTGCTGCTCGTGTCCCCCTCGCCCGAGTTCGTCGCGCGTCTGCCCTTCGGGAAGATTCCGGACCGCGATGACTTCGTCCGGCTGACGGACGCGGAGCGGATCCGCGCCTGGCGGCAGGTGGTGGCCGAGAGCGAGCGGCTGGGAGAGGAGTTCCGGGAAGGGCTCGCCACGGGGCGGCTGGTGGAGCGCATCCAGCCGTTGTGA